The Kineococcus mangrovi region CGCCGTGGCCGAGGTCGTCGGCCCGTTCGCGTCGTCGTGGCGGGCGACCACCGACCCCGTCGAGGCCGAGGAGCTGCTCGCCGCCCGGCGCGCGGGGCTGCCGGCGCTGGAGGCCACCGGTGACGTGTTCATCGAGGACGTCGCGGTCCCCCGCTCCCAGCTCGCCGCCGCCGTCTCGGGCATCCAGGCGATCTCCGCGCGCACCGGGGTGCGGATCGCGACGATCGCGCACGCGGGCGACGGGAACCTGCACCCGATCGTCGTCGTCGAGCGCGGCGGCACCGTCACCGAGGGCCCGCCGTGGGACGCGGCGTGCGCGGTGTTCGACCTGGCGCTGGAGCTCGGCGGGACCCTCACGGGCGAGCACGGAGTGGGGCTGCTGAAGCGGACGTGGCTGGCCCGGGAGCTCGGCGAGGACTCCCTGGGGCTGCAGCGCGGCATCAAGGCGGTGTTCGACCCGCTCGGGATCCTCAACCCCGGGAAGGGGATCTGAGGGACCCCCCACGAGCATCGTCGGGACCCGGCCGGACGGGCGTCGGCGCCCGCTCCGGTCCCGACTCCGGACGGCGTCGTCCCGCTCCTGCCCGTCCGGGGCCTCACGGGTGGCACGCTGGCGGGAGCCCACCTCACCGGCTTTGCATGTTCATGCACTAGTGTGCATACTGTTCCGCATGTCCAAGGTGCTCACCTCCCTGCCCGCCGGCGAGCGCGTCGGCATCGCCTTCTCCGGCGGTCTCGACACCTCCGTCGCCGTCGCCTGGATGCGGGAGAAGGGCGCCGTGCCCTGCACCTACACCGCGGACATCGGCCAGTACGACGAACCCGACATCGCCTCCGTCCCCGGCCGCGCCGAGGCCTACGGGGCCGAGCTGGCCCGGCTCGTCGACTGCCGCGCCGCCCTCGTCGAGGAGGGTCTGGCCGCCCTGACCTGCGGCGCGTTCCACATCCGCTCCGGCGGCCGCGCCTACTTCAACACCACCCCGCTGGGCCGCGCCGTCACCGGCACGCTGCTCGTGCGCGCGATGCTCGAGGACGACGTCCAGATCTGGGGTGACGGCTCCACCTACAAGGGCAACGACATCGAGCGGTTCTACCGCTACGGCCTGCTGGCCAACCCGGCCCTGCGCATCTACAAGCCCTGGCTCGACGCGGAGTTCGTCACCGAGCTCGGCGGCCGCAAGGAGATGTCGGAGTGGCTGCAGGCCCGGGACCTGCCCTACCGGGCCAGCACCGAGAAGGCCTACTCCACCGACGCGAACATCTGGGGCGCCACCCACGAGGCCAAGCGCCTGGAGCACCTCGACGTCGGCGTGGAACTCGTCGAACCGATCATGGGCGTGCGGTTCTGGGACCCCGCGGTCGAGGTCGCCGCCGAGGACGTCACCGTCGAGTTCGAGCAGGGCCGCCCCGTGCGCATCAACGGCGCGTCCTTCGACAGCGCGGTCGACCTCGTCCTGGAGGCCAACGCCATCGGCGGCCGGCACGGCCTGGGCATGTCCGACCAGATCGAGAACCGCATCATCGAGGCCAAGTCGCGCGGCATCTACGAGGCTCCGGGCATG contains the following coding sequences:
- the argG gene encoding argininosuccinate synthase encodes the protein MSKVLTSLPAGERVGIAFSGGLDTSVAVAWMREKGAVPCTYTADIGQYDEPDIASVPGRAEAYGAELARLVDCRAALVEEGLAALTCGAFHIRSGGRAYFNTTPLGRAVTGTLLVRAMLEDDVQIWGDGSTYKGNDIERFYRYGLLANPALRIYKPWLDAEFVTELGGRKEMSEWLQARDLPYRASTEKAYSTDANIWGATHEAKRLEHLDVGVELVEPIMGVRFWDPAVEVAAEDVTVEFEQGRPVRINGASFDSAVDLVLEANAIGGRHGLGMSDQIENRIIEAKSRGIYEAPGMALLHAAYERLVNAIHNEDTVASYHNEGRRLGRLMYEGRWLDPQSLMLRESLQRWVGNAVTGSVTLRLRRGEDYSILDTSGPAFSYHPDKLSMERTEDSAFGPVDRIGQLTMRNLDIADSRSKLEQYAGLGMVGNAQVSLIGALEAGGAQAIASRGESAGDELLDRAAMEFGTD